Proteins encoded together in one bacterium window:
- a CDS encoding nucleoside 2-deoxyribosyltransferase, whose amino-acid sequence MKHKLRCYLAGSVAHLTWDEAMRWRRAFAGRLRRAGFEPLIPCEAEKVARNNGPMVAADSTAPGCSNQEIFARDLNMLWDADVVVANLRGAERASLGTAWELGWAYSNGVPIIAVVQPGDLHWHAFIIQSCTIVPTLDAAMRELKVLQKERSR is encoded by the coding sequence ATGAAGCATAAACTTCGTTGCTATCTTGCTGGGTCTGTTGCTCACCTGACCTGGGACGAGGCCATGCGGTGGCGCCGGGCGTTTGCTGGGCGGCTGCGGCGGGCGGGGTTCGAGCCCCTGATCCCATGCGAGGCAGAGAAGGTGGCGCGGAACAACGGCCCCATGGTCGCGGCGGACAGCACGGCGCCCGGCTGCTCGAATCAGGAGATCTTTGCTCGCGACCTGAACATGCTTTGGGATGCGGACGTCGTCGTGGCCAACTTGCGCGGCGCCGAGCGGGCCAGCCTGGGCACGGCTTGGGAGTTGGGGTGGGCGTACTCAAACGGCGTGCCGATCATTGCCGTTGTGCAACCTGGCGACCTGCACTGGCACGCGTTCATCATCCAGTCCTGCACCATCGTGCCGACGCTGGATGCGGCCATGCGGGAGTTGAAGGTGTTGCAGAAGGAGAGGAGCAGATGA
- a CDS encoding ATP-dependent Clp protease proteolytic subunit: MRKKFGNADSLRVCVCSPGGDLGVASAFIDLWGPLRETGKLQTVGFGDLYSCAPMLIAAGSPGSRMCYKNTTIGLHEPYIDDAEVITAESTRAFQSMADKFYVLLADLTGRRVSFWRRRLVGGHMHYLSPKEAVRLGLVDLVL, encoded by the coding sequence ATGCGGAAAAAGTTCGGCAATGCCGACTCGCTGAGAGTGTGTGTCTGTTCCCCGGGCGGGGACCTGGGAGTTGCGTCTGCCTTTATCGATCTCTGGGGCCCGCTACGGGAGACAGGGAAACTACAAACCGTAGGCTTCGGGGATCTGTACTCATGTGCCCCGATGTTGATTGCTGCCGGGTCCCCCGGATCGAGGATGTGCTACAAGAATACAACGATCGGTTTGCACGAGCCGTACATCGATGACGCCGAGGTCATCACGGCCGAGAGCACGCGGGCGTTCCAGTCCATGGCGGACAAGTTCTATGTCCTGCTCGCAGACCTGACCGGGCGGCGCGTGTCGTTCTGGCGCCGGCGGCTGGTCGGTGGGCACATGCACTATCTCAGCCCCAAGGAGGCCGTGCGCCTGGGGCTGGTCGACCTGGTGTTGTAA
- a CDS encoding dATP/dGTP diphosphohydrolase domain-containing protein translates to MNETKGMHLDAGKPQVDGIDPVFVLAVGEILEYGSKKYAKRNWLAGIEFSRVYASAMRHLLRWYSGEDIDPESGKPHLWHCACNLAFLISYTEHEKYEEFDDRPFKAKENK, encoded by the coding sequence ATGAACGAAACAAAAGGTATGCATCTTGATGCTGGAAAGCCTCAGGTTGATGGCATTGATCCAGTTTTTGTTTTGGCGGTTGGTGAGATCTTGGAATACGGCTCAAAGAAATACGCTAAACGGAACTGGCTGGCCGGAATCGAGTTCAGTCGTGTCTATGCCTCGGCCATGCGCCACTTGCTGCGCTGGTACAGCGGCGAGGACATCGACCCGGAGTCGGGCAAGCCGCACCTGTGGCACTGCGCGTGCAATCTGGCCTTTTTAATAAGCTATACCGAGCACGAGAAGTACGAGGAGTTCGATGACCGGCCGTTCAAGGCCAAGGAGAACAAGTGA
- a CDS encoding DUF2934 domain-containing protein has protein sequence MPNPYARQLDSLPPLQTGPTPLPDGDESKNPDYDLVPNVGPPQVLEQTLPIQQAQVYQDAERAMYPLEMMGSRLTALFTGDQDQELQGAGQGVRRQEGEQGWAKFVAAEDADRQRFQEFTQHLDGRGVKYEGGRKDLIEGGEAYLTRWLGPEWELRATPEQARQFRAMGRLNEAVTKGVLKEPDQAAVSIRVRDKMLSQLKIAPANMGTGQFEEDMRLFDLWGKTYDNPALLNQTWGGHQLAQRANERLARWYYYQHGVEAKDVPRADMHSFAKALAYGYDGLRQKAVNALKWQAVGATVGEQDMLEDGTILPGTMPFYRKTVLDFQWNRENNAGQGDLARLTQFNARQRVQELLTERPGTVLTKLLPEAEQNPKLRDYVSKLTGELANIEDPTERHRAFRKAINSPSAAERKVWELASPRGYEPNSGWTQEEWAALSAMSTRLDSYETYLSGKDLERQQKLDQLRPSGWDPEASIVMADWSRQRGLAEQEYSKKLAQGLANAPITNTILWPLKAMDYLVKKTGVASLNRALLQPAMAEIAEAALNTPQPEGLNLVLPEPSVFERFTRDVIGYKHDPATTQQRYAERTLAGETTWLDDLWLLTSTVGDGLARLPQLGLEDPMTFAAFGAVAGKWGKVAGKVGDTMVAAGVPVRVAGLAEMALNPVAGQGMGKVLNMSPKLVRLLGAWPGRVVKMLNQLHKDPALAAKVSAYWNKYMSELETGARASRPEELISKGESTLAALLVKGRKGEVRANDLWNMDLSMLSDVEARQIFLPFARAKLSIGSGGAEAAAQFASDVGSLAQLETALRMDKTAATKMGRSLTELYVDAHNAVAKGMFPVWRKALDSHMAQKLMAPESRQRWLEYFDRSVKLADVAPHVTKGARDAMTALAAHSETVAEVATLFEWGKEYIQIRKAGLESDLRVIGHQETLQKEAYLIAERNGFQGAPKDYWAQAEQAMAQRKAGAERKLASMDNHRLQLESEIRNITELSKVDISGQHGTVGLEAGTRHNLTPEVQRFLVDGMFDLVETHGEGILHDLGLPAVWARHYTAIQEAAAKPLHKIERRINRTARALEKGDVVRAAKIAGLPEGATAQDILAKTGELHEQAAAQRAGLRDSARELARQKMPKSLFQVPTLAEAHQQVLQVTRRHAEAMNDLAQMESGPAATYLELINLKKNPHYYNRAMGLVDVYTTAQNNINTLMLNRLQRNINRLPLGDQRTLNQILSGELEASAVGGELAKIAFDDAHLRNMVLDLMVQRGKLTKKQADIFKITPYEDHYYLAHTEAAKFRAQGTPLNRETEMQANTGPARLPEHEAIQAQRSFRHARVRLRGGEVKYFTLEENGGKATKANEAARGWVKEQLDSHELRKEDVLGIDEAMGEKEAAILGFVGTDGTLRVDRIRRLFADAMRDDFFAHVAMMPGLKRTNVQDLPLKRRREWTNKALVGKDWGALEGFYVHKSVLRMMNTWDQWHEVMDAAAESVKQQIGEVWTPTGYLERIMYGEQSEGLVARIARRVDKQWRHNFIIRNPGSWVNNHLGGLVSSIMSGAAPWDPRFHQARHRFYDLLDEMAKGAGKNRGEPETARALDEHTLFNDVAMVGGLTPSGGLTGKLHLEEATTWGALGKRVKDGIRAEQNRLVNDLFNTDSAITRLELVMSKGKLKDAEARRASDMLEALDTKRRELQRELRLQDMRSPEVDMASLGKEAWRTLANPEKSQLSQWLANRYGLVDPSYRYATYHYLRTARGYSKERALDTLQELFQNYSAVPPWVRTLQSVPVFGAFVPSFAYEAGRLVANALYHDPGKFLALSSVPFVWNMANMSANGIMPSEYFATTSARTWTDQLKEMCTTLRVDVGDTMLRWNVSQASYLAPFLSSSGAFKLLADRMGEWQEQNLPYAASIPMAALGNYASNFVANNPLAEMVTTHGLGLNVRERTVSYGRFADISPLKGLGSELLSTVVPRVLLRAGEEAGTVGMSSLLTKHNKSALMAGLRTLTGQPVSATPRREMFARMILKYANVERLGSLMRDAQTDDEMERRSLILKAGQEPDPEKRAVLIREAARVIKEMKSGKVLIGETWVDVGVSDERALRLAIEQASANLYSEIEHIPLDKLPMALFDIETSTLAHSNRSEVEHMWRQLTDANYMAGRGDLAELATTAQQCFQYADTALRPEVRAKYMVGAVTCLQQIQRRIQTMYSANQLGALKGKIGAMPAAMQRLMMQHLGL, from the coding sequence ATGCCCAACCCCTACGCCCGTCAGTTGGATTCCCTACCCCCGCTTCAGACCGGGCCCACGCCTCTGCCCGATGGGGACGAGTCCAAGAACCCGGACTACGACCTGGTGCCCAACGTCGGCCCGCCCCAGGTCCTGGAACAGACCCTGCCCATCCAGCAGGCGCAGGTCTACCAGGACGCCGAGCGCGCGATGTACCCCCTCGAGATGATGGGCTCCCGGCTCACGGCCCTGTTCACGGGCGATCAGGACCAGGAGCTGCAGGGCGCCGGCCAGGGCGTGCGGCGGCAGGAGGGTGAGCAGGGCTGGGCGAAGTTCGTCGCCGCCGAGGACGCGGACCGCCAGCGCTTCCAGGAGTTCACGCAGCACCTGGACGGCCGCGGCGTCAAGTACGAGGGCGGGCGCAAGGACCTGATCGAGGGCGGCGAGGCGTACCTGACGCGCTGGCTCGGGCCGGAATGGGAGCTGCGCGCGACCCCCGAGCAGGCCAGGCAGTTCCGGGCCATGGGGCGGCTGAACGAGGCCGTGACCAAGGGGGTGCTCAAGGAGCCGGATCAGGCCGCGGTCTCCATCCGCGTCCGGGACAAGATGCTGTCCCAGCTCAAGATCGCGCCGGCGAACATGGGCACCGGCCAGTTTGAGGAGGACATGCGCCTCTTCGACCTGTGGGGCAAGACCTACGACAACCCGGCCCTGCTCAACCAGACGTGGGGCGGCCACCAGCTGGCGCAGCGGGCCAACGAACGGCTCGCGCGCTGGTACTACTACCAGCACGGCGTCGAGGCCAAGGACGTGCCCAGGGCCGACATGCACAGCTTCGCCAAGGCCCTGGCGTACGGCTACGATGGCCTGCGGCAGAAGGCCGTCAACGCCCTTAAGTGGCAGGCCGTGGGCGCGACCGTGGGCGAGCAGGACATGCTCGAGGACGGCACCATCCTGCCCGGCACCATGCCCTTCTACCGCAAGACGGTCCTGGACTTCCAGTGGAACCGCGAGAACAACGCCGGCCAGGGCGATCTGGCCAGGCTGACCCAGTTCAACGCCCGGCAGCGGGTGCAGGAGCTGCTCACCGAGCGGCCGGGCACCGTCCTGACCAAGCTCCTGCCCGAGGCCGAGCAGAACCCCAAGCTGCGCGACTACGTGTCCAAGCTGACCGGGGAGCTGGCCAACATCGAGGACCCCACGGAGCGGCACCGGGCATTCCGGAAGGCGATCAACAGCCCCTCCGCGGCCGAGCGGAAGGTCTGGGAGCTGGCCAGCCCCCGCGGCTACGAGCCGAACAGCGGCTGGACCCAGGAGGAGTGGGCTGCCCTGAGCGCTATGTCCACGCGCCTGGACTCCTACGAGACCTACCTCTCCGGCAAGGACCTGGAGCGACAGCAGAAGCTGGACCAGCTCCGGCCCAGCGGCTGGGACCCCGAGGCCAGCATCGTCATGGCCGACTGGAGCCGGCAGCGGGGGCTTGCCGAGCAGGAGTACAGCAAGAAGCTGGCCCAAGGTCTGGCCAACGCCCCGATCACGAACACCATCCTGTGGCCGCTCAAGGCCATGGACTACCTGGTCAAGAAGACCGGGGTTGCCAGCCTGAACCGGGCGCTCCTGCAGCCGGCCATGGCCGAGATCGCAGAGGCCGCCCTCAACACGCCGCAGCCCGAGGGCCTGAACCTCGTCCTGCCCGAGCCGTCCGTGTTCGAGCGCTTCACCCGGGACGTCATCGGCTACAAGCACGACCCGGCGACGACGCAGCAGCGCTACGCCGAGCGGACCCTGGCCGGCGAGACGACCTGGCTGGACGACCTCTGGCTTCTGACCTCGACGGTGGGTGATGGCCTGGCACGGCTCCCGCAGCTGGGCCTCGAGGATCCCATGACCTTCGCCGCGTTCGGCGCCGTCGCCGGCAAGTGGGGCAAGGTCGCCGGCAAGGTGGGCGATACCATGGTCGCCGCGGGCGTGCCCGTGCGCGTGGCCGGCCTGGCTGAAATGGCCCTGAACCCGGTCGCCGGGCAGGGCATGGGCAAGGTCCTGAACATGAGCCCGAAGCTCGTGCGCCTGCTGGGCGCCTGGCCGGGCCGTGTCGTCAAGATGCTGAACCAGCTGCACAAGGACCCCGCGCTGGCCGCCAAGGTCTCGGCGTACTGGAACAAGTACATGTCCGAGCTCGAGACCGGCGCCCGGGCCTCCCGCCCCGAGGAGCTGATCTCGAAGGGCGAATCCACCCTGGCCGCGCTGCTCGTCAAGGGGCGCAAGGGCGAGGTGCGGGCCAACGACCTGTGGAACATGGACCTCTCCATGCTCTCCGACGTCGAGGCCCGCCAGATCTTCCTGCCCTTCGCGCGCGCCAAGCTCAGCATCGGGTCGGGCGGCGCCGAGGCGGCTGCGCAGTTTGCGTCGGACGTGGGCAGCCTGGCCCAGCTGGAGACGGCCCTGCGGATGGACAAGACCGCGGCCACGAAGATGGGCCGGTCCCTGACCGAGCTCTACGTCGATGCCCACAACGCCGTCGCCAAGGGCATGTTCCCCGTCTGGCGTAAGGCCCTGGACTCCCACATGGCCCAGAAGCTGATGGCGCCGGAGTCGCGGCAGCGCTGGCTCGAGTACTTCGACCGGTCGGTCAAGCTGGCCGACGTCGCCCCCCACGTCACGAAGGGCGCGCGCGATGCCATGACCGCCCTGGCCGCGCACAGCGAGACGGTGGCCGAGGTCGCCACCCTGTTCGAGTGGGGCAAGGAGTACATCCAGATCCGGAAGGCGGGCCTGGAGTCGGACCTACGCGTGATCGGGCACCAGGAGACGCTCCAGAAGGAGGCCTACCTGATCGCCGAGCGCAACGGCTTCCAGGGTGCGCCCAAGGACTACTGGGCCCAGGCAGAGCAGGCCATGGCCCAGCGCAAGGCCGGCGCCGAGCGCAAGCTGGCGTCCATGGACAACCACCGGCTCCAGCTCGAGAGCGAGATCCGCAACATCACGGAGCTCAGCAAGGTCGACATCTCCGGGCAGCATGGCACGGTGGGGCTCGAGGCCGGCACCCGGCACAACCTCACGCCCGAGGTGCAGCGCTTCCTCGTGGACGGCATGTTCGACCTGGTCGAGACGCACGGCGAGGGCATCCTCCACGACCTGGGACTGCCCGCCGTCTGGGCCCGGCACTACACGGCCATCCAAGAGGCCGCGGCCAAGCCCCTGCACAAGATCGAGCGCCGGATCAACCGCACGGCCCGGGCTCTGGAGAAGGGCGACGTCGTGCGGGCGGCCAAGATCGCGGGACTGCCCGAGGGCGCCACGGCCCAGGACATCCTGGCGAAGACCGGCGAGCTGCATGAGCAGGCGGCTGCCCAGCGCGCCGGCCTGCGGGACAGCGCCCGCGAGCTCGCCCGGCAGAAGATGCCCAAGTCCCTGTTCCAGGTGCCGACCCTGGCAGAGGCACACCAGCAGGTGCTGCAGGTGACCCGGCGCCACGCCGAGGCCATGAACGACCTGGCCCAGATGGAGTCGGGGCCGGCGGCGACGTACCTGGAGCTGATCAACCTCAAGAAGAACCCGCACTACTACAACCGGGCCATGGGGCTGGTCGACGTCTACACCACGGCGCAGAACAACATCAACACCCTGATGCTGAACCGGCTGCAGCGCAACATCAACCGGCTGCCCCTGGGCGATCAGCGGACCCTGAACCAGATCCTGTCCGGCGAGCTTGAGGCCTCCGCGGTAGGGGGCGAGCTGGCCAAGATTGCCTTCGACGACGCCCACCTGCGCAACATGGTCCTGGACCTCATGGTCCAGCGCGGCAAGCTGACCAAGAAGCAGGCCGACATCTTCAAGATCACGCCCTACGAGGACCACTACTACCTGGCGCACACCGAAGCGGCCAAGTTTCGGGCCCAGGGGACGCCCCTGAACCGGGAGACGGAGATGCAGGCCAACACCGGCCCGGCGCGGCTGCCGGAGCACGAGGCCATCCAGGCCCAGCGCTCCTTCCGGCACGCCCGGGTACGCCTGCGCGGGGGTGAGGTCAAGTACTTCACCCTCGAGGAGAACGGCGGCAAGGCGACCAAGGCCAACGAGGCGGCCCGCGGCTGGGTCAAGGAGCAGCTCGACAGCCATGAGCTCCGCAAGGAGGACGTCCTCGGCATCGATGAGGCCATGGGCGAGAAGGAAGCGGCCATCCTCGGGTTCGTGGGCACGGACGGCACCCTGCGCGTCGACCGCATCCGCCGGCTGTTCGCCGATGCCATGCGCGACGACTTCTTCGCCCACGTCGCCATGATGCCCGGCCTGAAGCGGACCAACGTCCAGGACCTGCCGCTGAAGCGGCGCCGGGAGTGGACCAATAAGGCGCTCGTGGGCAAGGACTGGGGCGCGCTCGAGGGCTTCTACGTCCACAAGTCCGTGCTGCGCATGATGAACACCTGGGACCAGTGGCACGAGGTCATGGACGCCGCCGCCGAGTCCGTCAAGCAGCAGATCGGTGAGGTCTGGACGCCCACGGGTTACCTGGAGAGGATCATGTACGGCGAGCAGTCCGAGGGGCTGGTCGCGCGCATCGCCCGCCGCGTTGACAAGCAGTGGCGGCACAACTTCATCATCCGCAATCCGGGCAGCTGGGTCAACAACCACCTGGGCGGCCTCGTCAGCTCGATAATGTCCGGCGCCGCTCCCTGGGACCCCCGGTTTCATCAGGCCAGGCACCGCTTCTACGACCTGTTGGACGAGATGGCCAAAGGTGCCGGCAAGAACAGGGGCGAGCCCGAGACGGCCCGGGCCCTGGACGAGCACACCCTCTTCAACGACGTGGCCATGGTCGGCGGCCTGACGCCGTCCGGCGGCCTGACGGGGAAGCTCCACCTGGAGGAGGCCACTACGTGGGGGGCCTTGGGCAAGCGCGTCAAGGACGGCATCCGCGCTGAGCAGAACCGGCTGGTCAACGACCTCTTCAACACCGACTCGGCCATCACCCGGCTCGAGCTGGTCATGAGCAAGGGCAAGCTCAAGGACGCCGAGGCGCGCCGGGCCAGCGACATGCTCGAGGCCCTGGACACCAAGCGCCGCGAGCTCCAGCGCGAGCTCCGGCTCCAGGACATGCGCTCGCCCGAGGTGGACATGGCCAGCCTGGGCAAGGAGGCGTGGCGCACCCTGGCCAACCCGGAGAAGTCCCAGCTGTCGCAGTGGCTGGCCAACCGGTACGGCCTGGTCGACCCGAGCTACCGCTACGCCACGTACCACTACCTGCGCACGGCCCGCGGCTACAGCAAGGAGCGGGCCCTGGACACGCTCCAGGAGCTGTTCCAGAACTACAGCGCCGTCCCGCCCTGGGTGCGCACGCTGCAGTCGGTGCCGGTCTTCGGCGCGTTCGTGCCCAGCTTCGCGTACGAGGCCGGCCGGCTTGTGGCCAACGCCCTGTACCACGACCCGGGCAAGTTCCTGGCCCTGAGCTCCGTCCCGTTCGTCTGGAACATGGCCAACATGTCAGCGAACGGCATCATGCCATCTGAGTACTTCGCCACGACGTCGGCCCGCACCTGGACCGACCAGCTGAAGGAGATGTGCACGACGCTGCGCGTGGACGTAGGCGACACCATGCTGCGCTGGAACGTGTCCCAGGCCTCGTACCTGGCGCCCTTCCTGTCCTCAAGCGGCGCATTCAAGCTGCTGGCCGATCGCATGGGTGAGTGGCAGGAGCAGAACCTGCCCTACGCTGCCTCGATTCCGATGGCCGCGCTGGGCAACTACGCCAGTAACTTCGTGGCCAACAACCCGCTGGCCGAGATGGTCACGACGCACGGCCTGGGCCTGAACGTGCGCGAGCGCACCGTCAGCTACGGGCGCTTTGCGGACATCTCCCCGTTGAAGGGGCTGGGGTCGGAACTGCTCAGCACCGTCGTGCCTCGGGTGCTGCTCCGGGCCGGCGAGGAGGCCGGAACAGTCGGGATGTCCTCGCTCCTGACGAAGCACAACAAGAGCGCCCTGATGGCCGGCCTGCGGACACTCACCGGACAGCCCGTCTCGGCTACTCCGCGCCGGGAGATGTTCGCGCGCATGATCTTGAAGTACGCCAACGTCGAGCGCCTAGGCTCGCTCATGCGTGATGCCCAGACGGACGACGAGATGGAGCGGCGGTCGCTAATCCTGAAGGCGGGACAGGAGCCGGACCCGGAGAAGCGCGCTGTGCTGATCCGGGAGGCGGCCCGTGTGATCAAGGAGATGAAGTCGGGGAAGGTGTTGATTGGCGAGACGTGGGTGGACGTGGGGGTGTCGGACGAGCGGGCGCTGCGCTTGGCCATCGAGCAGGCCAGTGCCAACCTCTACTCCGAAATCGAGCACATCCCGCTCGACAAGCTGCCGATGGCCCTCTTCGACATTGAGACGAGCACGCTGGCGCACTCAAACCGCAGCGAGGTCGAGCACATGTGGCGCCAGCTGACGGACGCGAACTACATGGCCGGCCGCGGTGATCTGGCCGAGCTCGCGACGACGGCCCAGCAGTGCTTCCAGTACGCGGACACCGCGCTCCGGCCCGAGGTGCGCGCCAAGTACATGGTCGGTGCTGTGACCTGCTTGCAGCAGATCCAGCGCCGCATCCAGACCATGTACTCGGCCAACCAGCTCGGCGCGCTGAAGGGCAAGATCGGGGCGATGCCCGCCGCGATGCAGCGGCTCATGATGCAGCACCTGGGACTCTAA